The following coding sequences lie in one Polyodon spathula isolate WHYD16114869_AA chromosome 15, ASM1765450v1, whole genome shotgun sequence genomic window:
- the LOC121327489 gene encoding uncharacterized protein LOC121327489, translating to MSMDRHTLQAVLEDQERHRDGIERRREERDAQRDAERTAHMTAMADKMAAMCLAIQNLVVAQAQAQVPVAAAGPVLPVPKIRLQKMTPEDDPEAFLTTFERMATVSGWPAGCWAAQLAPCLTGEAQAAYQALSNVAAEDYSQVKTAILRRLNITPETHCRRFRSYKRLEGTRPRIMAQQLWDHLTRWLRPTERTTQQIMESVAVDQFLEVLEPETRAWVARHSPETMDTAVELAEAFEDALLRVDPSPAPVRHLPSPAHPKTATRPSVFPVPLSASPPKWRQRLAPSWARENPWTSPSGPRDKQPSPTAPPSPTCFRCHEVGHIARFCPIAMECDVALRCPAAEGGVRVRQRPYRIPESRRGVMRREVASMLELGVVQPSQSEWCSPVVMVPKKDGSTRFCVDFRKVNAISKFDAYPMPRVDELLDRLGKARFLSTLDLTKGYWQIPLTPSSKEKTAFATPDGLFHFKTMPFGLHGAPATFQRLMDKVLCPHHQYAAAYIDDVVIFSSTWKEHLDRLAAVLQSLREAGLTVNLGKCAFGKQETQYLGFSMGNGRVKPVASKVQALVDTPVPRTKAQVRSLLGLAGYYRRFIPEFSTIVSPLIDLTKKSAPNTVKWSDECQEAFDMIKRILCQAPALVSPDFDREFILQTDASDVGLGAVLSQEIDGVERPVLYISRKMAQRELAKNDEGHERPDYSVESGAATL from the exons atgagCATGGACCGGCACACCCTGCAAGCCGTTCTGGAGGATCAGGAGAGACACCGTGATGGTATAGAGCGGCGTCGGGAAGAACGGGATGCTCAGAGGGATGCTGAGCGTACAGCCCACATGACTGCGATGGCTGACAAGATGGCGGCCATGTGTCTGGCCATTCAGAACCTGGTAGTGGCCCAAGCCCAAGCTCAGGTCCCGGTCGCAGCAGCTGGACCAGTGCTGCCAGTGCCCAAAATCCGTCTGCAAAAGATGACCCCAGAAGATGACCCGGAGGCCTTCCTGACCACATTTGAGCGGATGGCTACAGTGTCAGGGTGGCCAGCCGGATGTTGGGCAGCCCAACTAGCCCCCTGTCTAACTGGTGAAgcgcaggcagcataccaggctCTGAGCAACGTGGCGGCGGAAGATTACTCCCAGGTGAAGACAGCTATCCTCCGGCGCCTTAATATCACCCCGGAGACGCATTGCCGGCGTTTCCGGAGTTACAAGCGGCTGGAGGGAACCCGGCCTCGCATCATGGCCCAGCAACTCTGGGACCATCTGACCCGCTGGCTGCGTCCCACTGAACGGACCACCCAACAAATCATGGAGTCTGTGGCGGTCGACCAGTTCCTGGAGGTGTTGGAACCAGAGACTCGAGCCTGGGTCGCTCGCCACAGTCCCGAGACGATGGACACGGCCGTCGAGCTGGCGGAGGCCTTCGAGGACGCACTGCTTCGGGTGGACCCCAGTCCAGCTCCAGTGAGGCATCTGCCTTCGCCAGCGCACCCAAAGACTGCAACGAGGCCTTCAGTTTTCCCCGTCCCTTTGAGCGCCTCTCCTCCAAAGTGGAGACAGAGGTTAGCTCCCAGCTGGGCTAGAGAGAATCCTTGGACCTCCCCTAGTGGACCAAGGGACAAACAGCCGTCTCCCACAGCGCCGCCTTCCCCTACCTGCTTCCGGTGCCACGAGGTGGGGCACATCGCGAGATTCTGTCCCATcgcgatggagtgtgacgtggccttgCGATGTCCGGCTGCAGAGGGTG GTGTTCGAGTGCGTCAGAGGccttaccggatcccggaaagtcggcgGGGTGTAATGCGCCGGGAAGTGGCCAGTATGCTCGAGCTGGGAGTAGTGCAACCTTCCCAGAGCGAGTGGTGTAGTCCTGTGGTAATGGTACCTAAGAAGGATGGCTCCACtcgtttctgtgtggactttagaaaggtgaacgctatctccaagttcgatgcgtaccccatgccccgagtggatgagctcCTTGACAGACTGGGTAAGGCGAGGTTCTtgtccactctggacctgacgaagggatattggcagatcccattaacaccCAGCTCCAAGGAGAAAACCGCATTTGCTACCCCGGATGGCTTGTTTCATTTcaagaccatgccctttgggttgcatggggcCCCGGCTaccttccagagactgatggacaaggTGTTATGTCCCCATCATCAGTATGctgcagcgtatattgatgacgtggttatttttAGCTCTACCTGGAAGGAGCACCTTGATAGATTGGCGGCtgtcctgcagtctctgagggagGCGGGGCTAACAGTCAACCTAGGTAAATGCGcgtttggcaaacaagagacccaatatcttggattTAGCATGGGTAATGGTCGGGTAAAACCAGTGGcttccaaggtccaggccttggtggacaCTCCGGTTCCACGAACCAAGGCTCAAGTGAGGTCACTTTTGGGGCTGGCAGGCTATTATCGCCGTTTTATCCCCGAGTTTTCCACCATTGTTAGCCCCTTGATTGACCTAACTAAGAAGAGCGCCCCAAACACTGTAAAATGGTCAGATGAGTGTCAGGAAGCATTTGACATGATAAAGCGGATACTTTGCCAAGCCCCTGCACTAGTGTCACCAGATTTCGACAgggaattcatcctccagacAGATGCCTCGGATGTCggtctgggggcagtcttgtcccaggaGATCGATGGGGTAGAGCGCCCCGTGCTATACATTAGCAGGAAAATGGCTCAGagggagc TGGCTAAAAACGATGAGGGACACGAACGCCCGGATTACTCGGTGgagtctggcgctgcaaccctttaa